Proteins from one Patescibacteria group bacterium genomic window:
- a CDS encoding asparaginase has product MAKANKKIYLLLAGGTCILDKDSRIFAINEKKDIDYWFDLMPELRILADIETVLISSEDQVVDTSVWQKIAKSIVDREKSADGFVVVTKIDQLVNTSLAINFLLQNFKKSIIFTSSQVSGSSFVDKKEVINKLKSKHGGLGLRTNLINAIQIACEPLPQTAVLFGTRLIASTKAIVDLQDSINNFISVEGNYLAKIDFGINLKSGLKYSTKKTEIYPSMSAKVLAIYDIPGIDWQFEQTDMAKYDGLFIKISPFQNLENVKIKKINNWKIPTVIFNSRYVPVVKGAVSVSGCTFNSALIKTIWALSNKKKLPDFENVMKQNIIGEFNSPR; this is encoded by the coding sequence ATGGCCAAAGCAAATAAAAAAATATATTTACTCTTAGCTGGCGGTACTTGTATTTTGGATAAAGATAGCCGTATTTTTGCAATTAATGAAAAAAAAGACATTGATTATTGGTTTGATTTAATGCCAGAGCTGCGTATTTTGGCTGACATAGAAACAGTTTTGATTTCTAGCGAAGACCAAGTAGTAGACACTAGTGTCTGGCAGAAAATTGCCAAGAGTATTGTAGACAGAGAAAAATCAGCCGATGGTTTTGTAGTAGTGACAAAAATAGACCAACTTGTCAACACCTCTTTAGCAATTAATTTTTTGTTGCAGAATTTTAAAAAGTCTATTATTTTTACCAGTTCCCAAGTCAGCGGCAGTAGTTTTGTAGACAAAAAAGAAGTAATAAATAAACTAAAATCAAAACACGGTGGGTTAGGCCTAAGGACCAATTTGATAAACGCTATTCAAATTGCTTGTGAGCCTCTTCCACAGACAGCTGTTTTGTTTGGTACTAGGTTAATCGCTTCTACCAAAGCAATAGTAGATCTTCAGGATAGTATAAACAATTTTATCAGTGTGGAAGGTAATTATTTAGCCAAAATTGATTTTGGTATAAATTTGAAATCGGGACTCAAATATTCCACCAAAAAAACAGAGATTTATCCCAGTATGTCAGCCAAAGTTTTGGCAATCTATGATATCCCAGGTATTGATTGGCAGTTTGAGCAAACTGATATGGCTAAATACGACGGGCTATTTATCAAAATATCTCCCTTTCAAAACCTTGAAAATGTCAAAATAAAAAAAATAAATAATTGGAAAATACCGACAGTAATTTTTAATTCACGATATGTACCAGTTGTAAAAGGAGCGGTATCTGTATCAGGTTGTACTTTTAACTCAGCTCTTATCAAAACTATTTGGGCCTTGTCAAACAAAAAGAAACTACCAGATTTTGAAAATGTGATGAAGCAAAATATAATTGGTGAGTTTAATTCACCCCGTTAA
- a CDS encoding HAD-IB family hydrolase: MKIDNKDILVFFDIDNTIVDGYTQKYFIQFLMNKGKISKKYLLFLAIWFILYKLKVIKNTNRAIKFYVGLLNGLSEQELRNIVDDFFQSKIKNHIFLGALRDVKYHLKNGHNVVFVSMSLKPIVEKIAEYLKVNYVVATNLEILNGVYTGKILGYIIEGDFRLNAIKEYIKMFDSDKLITHFYTDHYSDIPILRLIDSPHVVNPDNILYREAIKNNWEILKYKK; encoded by the coding sequence ATGAAGATTGATAATAAGGACATTTTAGTATTTTTTGATATAGATAATACAATAGTGGATGGTTATACACAGAAATATTTTATTCAATTTTTGATGAATAAAGGTAAGATAAGTAAAAAATATTTATTATTTTTAGCAATTTGGTTTATATTATATAAATTAAAAGTTATAAAAAATACAAACAGAGCTATAAAATTTTATGTAGGTTTATTGAATGGTCTAAGCGAACAAGAACTACGGAACATTGTTGATGATTTTTTCCAAAGTAAAATAAAAAATCATATTTTTTTAGGGGCATTAAGAGATGTTAAATATCATTTGAAGAATGGACACAATGTTGTATTTGTTTCTATGAGTTTAAAACCAATAGTAGAAAAAATAGCGGAGTATTTAAAAGTTAATTATGTTGTAGCCACTAATCTAGAGATATTAAATGGGGTTTATACTGGAAAAATTTTAGGGTATATAATAGAAGGAGATTTTCGTCTAAATGCCATAAAAGAATACATAAAAATGTTCGACAGTGATAAATTAATAACACATTTTTATACAGATCATTATTCAGATATACCAATTTTGAGATTAATTGATAGTCCGCATGTTGTTAATCCAGATAATATTTTATATAGAGAGGCAATAAAAAATAACTGGGAAATATTAAAATATAAGAAATAA
- the rpsB gene encoding 30S ribosomal protein S2, with amino-acid sequence MSLPTLEELLKSGVHFGHQTSKRYPKAASYIHSQRGGVHIIDLQKTVEGLQKAIDFVTKLTKGGGLILFVGSKKQAKAIVKEQAIGCGMPYIIGRWLGGTFTNFENIVKLTKKLEKMEREEEDGTWDLYTKKEQVVFKKEMEKLQENVGGIKQMKNLPKAIFVVDIKKEKTAIAEANKMKIPVIAMVDTNVNPELVDYPIPANDDALKSIEIITSLLADAVKKARV; translated from the coding sequence ATGAGTTTACCAACACTAGAAGAACTTTTGAAGAGTGGTGTCCATTTTGGTCATCAGACTTCCAAAAGATATCCAAAAGCGGCTTCTTATATCCACAGCCAGCGTGGCGGAGTACATATCATTGATTTGCAAAAAACCGTAGAAGGTCTGCAAAAAGCTATTGATTTTGTGACCAAGCTGACCAAAGGAGGAGGCCTTATTTTATTTGTCGGCTCCAAAAAACAAGCCAAGGCAATTGTAAAAGAACAGGCCATTGGTTGTGGTATGCCATACATTATTGGTCGCTGGTTGGGTGGGACTTTTACCAATTTTGAAAATATCGTCAAACTTACCAAAAAATTGGAAAAAATGGAGCGCGAAGAAGAAGATGGTACTTGGGATCTTTATACTAAAAAAGAACAAGTAGTTTTCAAAAAAGAAATGGAAAAGCTTCAGGAGAATGTCGGTGGTATCAAACAAATGAAAAATTTGCCAAAAGCAATCTTTGTAGTTGATATCAAAAAAGAAAAAACCGCTATTGCCGAAGCCAATAAGATGAAAATTCCGGTCATTGCTATGGTTGATACTAATGTCAATCCAGAACTGGTTGATTATCCAATACCGGCCAATGACGACGCACTCAAATCAATTGAAATTATTACTAGCCTCTTGGCTGATGCTGTCAAAAAAGCTAGAGTTTAA
- the tsf gene encoding translation elongation factor Ts, with the protein MSLELIKEVRQITGAGMSDVKVALDEAGGDREKAIEILRKKGQKIAAKKSDREIKEGVIAISSGDKKVALVGLGCETDFVAKNEDFQNAVSELSAKLLEMGKDNFSDWATKYIQDELIVKIGENLQLVFSEIFEGNTIGTYLHSNKKVASVVVLSSGQEEIAKEIAMHTAALAPKYLKPEEVPSDVLDKEKEVYAEQLKNEGKPADMIAKISLGKVNKFYSEVCLLKQPYVKDDKKSIEQFAQDNNAVIEKFGYFSL; encoded by the coding sequence ATGTCACTTGAACTTATCAAAGAAGTAAGACAAATCACTGGCGCTGGCATGAGCGACGTCAAAGTTGCTTTGGACGAAGCAGGCGGTGATAGAGAAAAGGCTATTGAAATCCTTAGAAAAAAAGGACAGAAGATTGCTGCCAAAAAATCTGATAGAGAAATCAAAGAAGGTGTAATTGCTATTTCTTCTGGTGACAAAAAAGTGGCTTTGGTAGGACTAGGTTGTGAAACAGATTTTGTAGCCAAAAATGAAGATTTTCAAAACGCTGTATCTGAATTGTCAGCCAAGCTATTAGAAATGGGAAAAGATAATTTTTCAGATTGGGCTACCAAATATATTCAAGATGAATTGATTGTAAAAATTGGTGAGAATCTGCAATTGGTATTTTCAGAAATTTTTGAAGGCAATACCATTGGTACCTATCTTCATTCCAATAAAAAAGTAGCTTCGGTTGTAGTCTTGTCCAGTGGCCAAGAAGAAATTGCCAAAGAAATTGCTATGCATACTGCCGCCCTTGCTCCAAAATATCTAAAGCCGGAAGAAGTCCCATCTGATGTCTTGGACAAAGAAAAAGAAGTTTATGCTGAGCAGCTCAAAAATGAAGGCAAGCCGGCTGATATGATAGCCAAAATTAGTCTTGGAAAAGTAAACAAGTTTTATAGTGAGGTATGTTTGCTCAAACAGCCTTATGTAAAAGATGATAAAAAATCTATAGAGCAGTTTGCTCAAGACAATAATGCAGTGATAGAAAAGTTTGGGTATTTTTCATTATAA
- a CDS encoding alpha/beta fold hydrolase: protein MTKNEVKKTFFEVPEVVKDALPFRIESGNETLAIITHGFTSSPYHLRHLAEYLAERGIDVETILLAGHGSSEQALEKTSHHDWLDSVESVLLKNLDKYKKIYMIGHSLGANISICLSVKYPQIKGIVSLGASIYLRGEFWQRFFLPWYKFFGIKKLKKMWLKPEEAELIIKRGGRTNIPIKSVDQLYKFIDTHTKKEIAQATAPILIVHSRYDKVSHPYSSQFLFENIASQDKELFILDKSDHGLLQSTRRDFLFKKIVNFIGNHN, encoded by the coding sequence ATGACTAAAAATGAAGTCAAAAAAACTTTTTTTGAAGTACCGGAAGTGGTCAAAGATGCCTTGCCCTTTCGTATTGAATCCGGCAATGAGACTTTGGCCATAATTACTCACGGCTTTACCAGCTCGCCATATCATTTGCGTCATTTGGCTGAGTATTTGGCCGAGCGCGGTATAGACGTGGAGACTATTCTTTTGGCCGGCCATGGATCTTCCGAGCAGGCTTTGGAAAAAACCAGTCATCATGATTGGCTTGATTCGGTAGAAAGTGTCTTATTGAAAAATCTGGATAAATACAAAAAAATCTATATGATAGGTCATTCTTTGGGAGCCAATATTTCAATTTGTTTGTCGGTCAAATATCCTCAGATAAAAGGCATTGTATCTTTGGGAGCATCTATATATTTGCGCGGTGAATTTTGGCAAAGATTTTTTTTGCCCTGGTACAAGTTTTTTGGTATAAAAAAATTGAAAAAAATGTGGCTCAAGCCAGAAGAAGCTGAGCTCATAATAAAAAGGGGAGGGAGAACCAATATCCCTATAAAATCAGTTGATCAGCTTTATAAGTTTATTGATACCCATACAAAAAAAGAAATAGCGCAGGCTACAGCGCCGATACTCATCGTTCATTCTCGGTACGACAAGGTGTCTCACCCTTATAGCTCTCAGTTTTTGTTTGAAAATATTGCCAGTCAGGACAAGGAGTTGTTTATTTTGGACAAAAGCGACCATGGTCTTCTCCAGAGTACTAGACGAGATTTTTTGTTCAAAAAAATAGTAAATTTTATAGGTAATCATAATTAA
- the pyrH gene encoding UMP kinase has product MKKRIVIKTSGETMGNARSESNLDFKEIKSLAQSLKKLVNLGYQVSVVAGGGNIFRGRMIKGAEIDKTTADHMGMMATHINALALESMLNSIGQKSVVMSPFYVPKIVRPINYQKAIEHLEKKTVVIFAGGTGNPYFTTDTNMILRALEIQAEVVYKATNVLGVYDKNPLKYKNAKLYRTLTYDEALKKSLEVMDQTAFALARDNQVKITVFKYSPQNLIKAVTKNNIGTKISN; this is encoded by the coding sequence ATGAAAAAAAGAATAGTTATCAAAACATCAGGCGAGACTATGGGCAATGCCCGTTCTGAATCAAATTTGGATTTTAAAGAAATAAAAAGTCTAGCCCAATCTCTGAAAAAACTAGTCAATCTTGGCTATCAAGTGTCTGTCGTAGCTGGCGGTGGCAATATTTTTCGTGGCCGGATGATCAAAGGAGCGGAAATTGACAAAACTACAGCTGATCATATGGGCATGATGGCCACTCATATCAATGCTTTGGCGCTGGAATCAATGCTTAATAGTATTGGTCAAAAATCAGTAGTGATGTCTCCTTTTTATGTGCCAAAAATTGTCAGGCCTATAAATTACCAAAAAGCGATTGAACATTTAGAAAAAAAGACAGTGGTTATTTTTGCGGGCGGTACTGGTAATCCTTATTTTACTACGGATACCAATATGATACTGCGTGCTTTGGAAATACAAGCGGAAGTTGTGTATAAGGCCACCAATGTCTTGGGAGTTTATGACAAAAACCCTCTTAAGTACAAAAATGCAAAATTGTACAGAACCTTGACTTATGATGAAGCTCTCAAAAAAAGTTTAGAGGTGATGGATCAGACTGCTTTTGCTTTGGCTCGTGACAACCAGGTCAAAATTACGGTATTCAAATACAGTCCACAAAATTTGATCAAGGCAGTCACTAAAAATAATATTGGTACAAAAATTAGTAATTAA
- the rpmE gene encoding 50S ribosomal protein L31: MKKDIHPTYYPDAKVSCACGHVFTIGSTVKEIHVEICSHCHPFYTGKEKLVDTAGRVDRFKKIKEQQVKAAKTRKGKAIKKAKAAERKLEKEKEKVKAEIKANTEASSKKKPAAKKVNK; encoded by the coding sequence ATGAAAAAAGATATTCACCCAACTTATTATCCAGATGCAAAAGTCAGCTGTGCTTGCGGACATGTATTTACTATTGGCTCTACTGTCAAAGAAATACACGTAGAAATCTGCTCTCACTGTCATCCTTTTTATACTGGAAAAGAAAAACTGGTAGATACTGCCGGACGTGTTGATAGATTCAAAAAAATCAAAGAACAGCAAGTCAAAGCAGCTAAAACTAGAAAAGGCAAGGCTATCAAAAAAGCCAAAGCAGCTGAAAGAAAATTGGAAAAAGAAAAAGAAAAAGTAAAAGCTGAAATCAAAGCCAATACTGAAGCTTCCAGCAAAAAGAAACCAGCTGCCAAAAAAGTCAACAAATAA
- a CDS encoding 1-acyl-sn-glycerol-3-phosphate acyltransferase, translating to MGYYILKYLFYPFIKLFWLDKISGLNNIPKKGSFIIVANHKSYLDFILLFTFIPRRISFLAAEVFFKSKLWHPIMKITGQIKVDRESPNKGEVYKNVDRLFKKGGVLGIFPEGTRSRDGKLHKGYNGAVKFSFKYQVPIIPIGLINTFDAFPPHSKKPRLVRCIINIGESFYLDSTDYDIETSRLMNKIAKLSGEVYED from the coding sequence ATGGGATATTATATTTTGAAATATTTATTCTATCCATTTATCAAACTGTTCTGGTTAGATAAAATTAGTGGTCTTAATAATATACCTAAAAAAGGCTCTTTTATAATAGTAGCTAACCATAAAAGTTATTTGGATTTTATATTACTTTTTACTTTTATACCAAGAAGAATATCTTTTTTAGCAGCTGAAGTTTTTTTTAAAAGTAAACTATGGCACCCAATAATGAAAATCACGGGGCAAATAAAAGTTGATAGGGAATCCCCTAATAAAGGGGAAGTGTATAAAAATGTTGATAGGTTATTTAAAAAAGGAGGGGTTTTAGGTATATTCCCAGAAGGAACTAGGTCTAGAGACGGCAAATTACACAAGGGTTATAATGGAGCTGTTAAATTTTCTTTTAAGTATCAAGTGCCTATCATTCCTATTGGTCTAATAAATACCTTTGATGCTTTTCCTCCGCATAGCAAAAAGCCGAGGTTGGTTAGATGTATAATTAATATAGGTGAGTCGTTTTATTTAGATAGTACAGATTATGATATAGAAACTAGCAGATTAATGAACAAAATAGCAAAACTTTCAGGTGAGGTATATGAAGATTGA
- a CDS encoding GIY-YIG nuclease family protein: MNHYVYILKSKKDNNFYVGYTKDLNLRFKQHQEAKVESTKNRRPLNLIYYECCLNQQDATKREKYLKTYLGRYYIKKRLKSYLTG, from the coding sequence ATGAATCATTATGTATATATATTAAAAAGTAAGAAAGATAATAACTTCTATGTAGGTTATACTAAAGATTTAAATTTAAGATTTAAGCAACACCAAGAAGCTAAAGTAGAATCAACTAAAAACAGAAGACCATTAAATTTGATATATTATGAATGTTGTTTAAATCAACAAGATGCTACTAAGAGAGAAAAATATTTAAAAACATATCTTGGTAGATATTATATCAAGAAAAGGCTTAAATCTTATTTAACGGGGTAA
- the cysS gene encoding cysteine--tRNA ligase — MDIYLYNSLHKKKEKFEPIAKKKLGLYTCGPTVYDYPHIGNLAAYVIWDIWKRLFISQGYKVKHIMNVTDVGHLTSDADDGEDKMEKAKRQSGKSAWQIADFFFKVFRNNLHNLNIFEPDKFLRATETIKEQIAFAKILDEKGYLYKISDGMYFDTSKISDYGVLANLQDVDLQEGARVEKNNEKKNPTDFAVWKFSPEDKTRDMEWESPWGLGFPGWHLECSVMSQIELGDTFDIHTGGMDHLTVHHPNEMAQSEAVTGKLQANYWLHNAFVKYEGGKISKSKGSFFTLEDLKAKGFSPMYFRYLILQNNYRTPLNFSWESLLAAKNGLLNIIKEIAYYPKPKKADKQILEDFYHSLSDDLNTAKGLAILQSVIDSDMDDGQKLATIYKMDEVLGLSLENLSAKALDIPDDALIILSERQKAREEKNWELSDKLRDKLLLLGIEVKDSPEGQKPLYLNL; from the coding sequence ATGGATATTTATTTATACAACAGTTTACACAAAAAAAAGGAAAAATTTGAGCCAATCGCCAAGAAAAAGCTCGGTCTTTATACTTGCGGTCCGACTGTTTATGATTATCCACATATTGGCAACTTGGCAGCCTATGTTATCTGGGACATTTGGAAGCGCTTATTTATTTCTCAAGGTTACAAGGTAAAACATATTATGAATGTCACTGATGTTGGACATTTGACATCAGATGCCGATGATGGTGAAGACAAGATGGAAAAAGCTAAGCGTCAGTCAGGCAAATCAGCCTGGCAAATTGCTGATTTTTTCTTCAAGGTTTTTCGCAACAATCTCCACAACCTAAACATCTTTGAGCCGGACAAATTTTTGCGAGCAACTGAGACTATCAAAGAACAGATTGCCTTTGCCAAAATTTTGGATGAAAAGGGATATTTGTATAAGATTTCAGATGGTATGTATTTTGATACTTCCAAGATTAGTGACTACGGAGTATTGGCTAATTTGCAAGACGTAGATTTGCAAGAAGGGGCTAGAGTAGAAAAAAATAATGAAAAGAAAAATCCGACTGATTTTGCGGTCTGGAAGTTTTCTCCAGAGGATAAAACTCGTGATATGGAATGGGAGTCTCCTTGGGGACTAGGATTTCCAGGTTGGCATTTGGAATGTTCGGTCATGAGTCAGATAGAACTAGGAGATACTTTTGATATACACACTGGTGGTATGGATCATCTTACTGTCCATCATCCCAATGAAATGGCACAATCGGAAGCAGTGACTGGTAAGTTGCAAGCTAATTATTGGCTACACAATGCTTTTGTAAAATATGAAGGCGGCAAAATTTCCAAATCCAAAGGCAGCTTTTTTACTCTTGAAGATTTGAAAGCCAAGGGATTCTCGCCAATGTATTTTCGTTATCTTATTTTGCAAAACAATTATCGTACTCCACTCAATTTTTCTTGGGAATCTTTGCTAGCCGCCAAAAATGGATTATTAAATATTATAAAAGAAATAGCTTATTATCCAAAACCAAAAAAAGCTGACAAGCAGATATTGGAGGATTTTTATCATTCTTTGTCTGATGATCTCAATACTGCCAAAGGATTGGCTATATTACAAAGTGTGATTGACTCAGATATGGATGATGGCCAGAAGCTGGCTACTATTTATAAGATGGACGAAGTTTTGGGCTTGTCTTTGGAAAACTTGTCAGCCAAAGCGCTAGATATTCCCGATGACGCTTTGATTATTTTGTCCGAGCGTCAAAAAGCACGGGAGGAAAAAAATTGGGAGTTATCTGACAAATTGAGAGATAAGTTGTTATTATTGGGTATAGAAGTCAAAGATAGTCCAGAGGGTCAAAAACCATTATATTTGAATTTATAA
- the gap gene encoding type I glyceraldehyde-3-phosphate dehydrogenase: MVKKKIRVAINGFGRIGRAAFKIILSSNKYEVVAINDLASAESLAYLLKYDTVYGRYDKKVLAKGNDIYVNGKKYQITAEPEPKKLPWKKMRIDVVLECTGRFVKDGLAADHIKAGAKKVIISAPAKGGGVDTFLLGVNENNYKNQKVISNASCTTNCIAPVAQIMVSKFGVEKAMMTTIHSYTADQSLVDSPHKKDVRRGRSAAQNIVPTSTGAAIATGLVVPELAGLFDGLSLRVPTPVVSLSDFTFVLKKNVTVKQVNDALTKASQSKQYKGILGVTDEPVVSSDFIGDKRSSIVDLNLTQVVGGNMVKVIAWYDNEWGYSNRLVEMIGQMK, translated from the coding sequence ATGGTAAAAAAGAAAATTCGTGTCGCTATCAATGGTTTTGGCCGTATTGGTCGGGCGGCTTTTAAGATTATATTATCTAGCAACAAATATGAAGTAGTAGCTATAAATGATTTGGCCTCAGCCGAGAGTTTGGCCTACCTTCTCAAATACGATACAGTCTATGGGCGATATGATAAAAAAGTTTTAGCCAAGGGTAATGATATTTATGTAAATGGTAAAAAATATCAGATTACAGCCGAACCTGAACCAAAAAAATTACCATGGAAAAAGATGAGAATTGATGTAGTATTGGAATGCACCGGGCGTTTTGTCAAAGATGGATTAGCAGCTGATCATATCAAAGCGGGTGCCAAAAAAGTGATTATCTCAGCACCGGCCAAAGGTGGAGGAGTGGATACATTCCTTTTGGGCGTCAATGAAAATAATTACAAAAATCAAAAAGTCATTTCCAATGCCTCTTGTACGACCAATTGTATTGCCCCAGTCGCTCAGATTATGGTCAGCAAATTTGGTGTGGAAAAAGCCATGATGACTACAATTCATTCATATACTGCCGATCAGAGCTTGGTTGATTCTCCACACAAAAAAGATGTGCGCCGAGGCAGAAGTGCTGCCCAAAATATTGTCCCGACTTCCACTGGTGCGGCAATTGCCACTGGTCTAGTTGTGCCAGAACTAGCGGGTCTTTTTGATGGTCTGTCACTGCGTGTGCCAACACCTGTTGTTTCACTTTCAGATTTTACTTTTGTGCTCAAAAAAAATGTCACTGTCAAGCAGGTCAATGATGCTTTGACCAAGGCTAGTCAGTCCAAGCAGTACAAAGGCATACTGGGCGTGACTGATGAGCCAGTTGTTTCTTCTGATTTTATAGGGGACAAGCGTTCATCTATAGTGGATCTCAATCTTACTCAGGTAGTAGGTGGCAATATGGTCAAAGTAATTGCCTGGTATGACAACGAATGGGGATACTCCAATCGTTTGGTAGAAATGATAGGTCAAATGAAATAA
- a CDS encoding long-chain fatty acid--CoA ligase, with the protein MTLAVRFKQIVDKFGRHTALAYLVDEQYKKISYRELDRRRLYQANNWKSFGWQKGEKVALMLDNSPEWVISDLAAATLGLIVVPIHTTFNGEYIKRVMEHSGAKYLIINREYFDKHKNTILSFDLKKIIIVGGSLDLKDEKIIGWPRLDLQKKLEDILINVDEDDVHTIIYTSGTTGDPKGVMLTHKNLIVNAESAKRSVNITYKDRFFSFLPLSHAFERTAGYYCPIFTGSSIYFARSSKSIVDDIKKARPTMINSVPRIFERIYGKVFDNVESGSNFKKKLFFKSLKLSVLKRKNELDFLSKLSLFILDLLVLKKVRAILGGRLRLAISGGASLDIKILRFFENLGIDIIEGYGMTETSPVIAVNKVNNSRPGTVGQALDCNEIVVAQNKEILIKGENVMLGYYANDGATSEIIDKDKWLHTGDFGFLDKEGFLTIIGRAKDVIVLSTGKNIFPETIENTLNESRFIVQSMVYGDNQKHISALIVPNFEQLKKWCEENKIEFDLNDQKVQGFYRDKITSRLAHFAQVEQIGDFKLLEEEFSQENGMLTPTLKLKRYKIKKIYL; encoded by the coding sequence ATGACTTTAGCTGTTAGATTCAAGCAGATAGTGGATAAATTTGGCAGGCATACAGCCTTGGCCTATTTAGTTGATGAACAATACAAAAAAATAAGCTATCGGGAGCTAGATAGACGTCGTTTATATCAGGCAAATAATTGGAAAAGTTTTGGCTGGCAAAAAGGTGAAAAGGTAGCTCTGATGCTGGATAATTCTCCAGAATGGGTAATCAGTGATTTAGCGGCAGCGACTTTGGGTCTTATAGTTGTGCCAATTCATACTACCTTTAATGGTGAATATATTAAAAGGGTCATGGAGCACTCGGGCGCCAAGTATTTAATTATAAATCGTGAGTATTTTGATAAACACAAAAATACAATATTATCTTTTGACTTAAAAAAAATAATTATAGTAGGTGGTAGTCTAGATTTAAAGGATGAAAAAATTATTGGCTGGCCAAGACTGGATTTACAGAAAAAATTGGAGGATATCTTGATAAATGTGGACGAGGATGATGTGCACACTATAATATATACATCTGGTACTACGGGTGATCCAAAAGGCGTAATGTTGACTCATAAAAATTTGATAGTAAATGCAGAGTCAGCCAAAAGGAGTGTCAATATTACCTATAAAGATCGATTTTTTTCTTTTTTACCCCTTTCTCACGCTTTTGAGCGCACAGCTGGTTATTATTGTCCAATTTTTACTGGATCAAGCATTTATTTTGCCAGAAGCAGTAAAAGCATAGTAGATGATATCAAAAAAGCTAGGCCGACTATGATCAACAGTGTGCCCCGTATTTTTGAAAGGATTTATGGCAAGGTTTTTGACAATGTAGAATCAGGTAGTAATTTCAAAAAAAAGTTGTTTTTCAAATCTCTCAAGCTATCGGTTTTGAAAAGAAAAAATGAACTGGATTTTTTAAGCAAATTATCTTTATTTATTTTAGATTTATTGGTATTAAAAAAAGTCAGGGCGATATTGGGGGGTAGACTTAGATTGGCAATATCAGGCGGCGCTTCTTTAGATATAAAAATTTTGAGATTTTTTGAAAATTTGGGCATTGATATTATAGAAGGATATGGTATGACCGAGACTTCACCTGTGATTGCTGTAAATAAAGTAAATAATAGCCGACCTGGTACTGTAGGCCAAGCTTTAGATTGTAATGAGATAGTCGTGGCTCAAAATAAGGAAATTTTGATAAAAGGTGAAAATGTAATGTTGGGATATTATGCTAATGATGGAGCAACTAGTGAAATTATAGACAAAGACAAGTGGCTGCATACAGGAGATTTTGGTTTCTTAGATAAAGAAGGTTTTTTGACCATAATAGGTAGAGCCAAGGATGTTATAGTGCTTTCTACCGGTAAAAATATTTTTCCAGAGACTATAGAAAATACATTAAATGAAAGTAGATTTATTGTTCAAAGTATGGTTTACGGAGACAATCAAAAACATATATCTGCTTTGATAGTCCCAAATTTTGAACAATTAAAAAAATGGTGTGAAGAAAATAAAATAGAATTTGATTTAAACGATCAAAAAGTACAAGGCTTTTATAGAGATAAGATAACTAGTCGATTGGCTCATTTTGCCCAAGTAGAACAAATAGGTGATTTTAAATTATTGGAAGAGGAATTTAGCCAAGAAAATGGAATGTTGACTCCTACTTTGAAATTAAAGAGGTATAAGATTAAAAAAATATATTTATAA